One part of the bacterium BMS3Abin02 genome encodes these proteins:
- the ispG gene encoding 4-hydroxy-3-methylbut-2-en-1-yl diphosphate synthase, which produces MMQRKTTRVVHVGRVPVGGGAPVSVQSMTTTKTSDVGGTLAQVYALAGAGADIVRVTCDTVEAAQGLVEIVPRSPVPIIADIHFQYRLALAALEAGVDGLRLNPGNIRDEQHIKTVAREAREREVPIRVGVNAGSLDKDLLRRFGGPVPEALVASAIKEVAYLEDVGFRDIKISVKHSNVPSMVSAYRLLSGQVDYPLHLGVTEAGPPPAGIIKTVAGIATLLLEGIGDTIRFSLTADPVEEAKAGRQLLEYLGLRERRGLDLIACPSCGRAEVDVIKVASEAQERLEAANLPIQVAVMGCIVNGPGEAREADIGIAAGRGKGHLFIKGKVVRVIPEADMVEALLEEARKLVEEGTDARLAAADATAGVEAVADARDLFERQGDVNRAEERRAAVGKVATAPTDD; this is translated from the coding sequence ATGATGCAGCGCAAGACCACCCGCGTAGTCCATGTCGGCCGGGTTCCCGTTGGTGGGGGCGCGCCGGTGAGCGTCCAGTCGATGACAACGACCAAAACGTCGGATGTCGGCGGCACGCTTGCTCAGGTGTACGCCCTCGCGGGTGCCGGCGCCGACATCGTCCGCGTCACCTGCGACACCGTAGAAGCAGCTCAAGGTCTCGTCGAGATCGTGCCCCGTTCGCCCGTGCCCATCATCGCCGACATCCACTTCCAGTATCGCCTCGCCCTCGCGGCGCTCGAGGCCGGTGTCGACGGTCTGCGTCTGAACCCGGGGAACATTCGAGACGAGCAGCACATCAAGACGGTCGCCCGGGAAGCCAGGGAGCGGGAGGTTCCCATTCGCGTCGGCGTCAACGCCGGATCTCTGGACAAGGACCTTCTCCGGCGGTTCGGGGGCCCGGTGCCGGAAGCCCTGGTGGCATCGGCGATCAAGGAGGTCGCCTATCTCGAGGACGTGGGATTCCGTGACATCAAGATCTCGGTGAAGCACTCGAACGTTCCGTCCATGGTGAGCGCATACCGGCTGCTTTCCGGGCAAGTCGACTACCCGTTGCATCTCGGGGTGACCGAGGCCGGGCCACCACCCGCCGGCATCATCAAGACGGTGGCGGGAATCGCGACGTTGCTCTTGGAGGGTATCGGCGATACGATCCGCTTTTCACTGACCGCGGATCCCGTGGAGGAGGCGAAGGCGGGGAGACAACTCCTCGAGTATCTCGGCCTGCGCGAACGTAGAGGCCTCGATCTGATCGCCTGCCCTTCGTGTGGAAGGGCGGAGGTCGATGTGATCAAGGTGGCGAGCGAGGCGCAGGAACGCCTCGAAGCTGCGAACCTGCCGATTCAGGTCGCGGTGATGGGCTGTATCGTCAACGGGCCCGGTGAGGCGAGAGAGGCCGACATCGGTATTGCTGCCGGACGCGGCAAAGGGCACCTCTTCATCAAAGGCAAGGTGGTGAGGGTGATCCCTGAAGCGGACATGGTCGAGGCGCTCCTGGAGGAGGCACGGAAGCTCGTCGAGGAGGGGACGGATGCGAGGCTGGCGGCAGCCGACGCGACTGCCGGGGTCGAGGCCGTGGCCGACGCCAGGGATCTGTTCGAACGCCAGGGAGATGTGAATCGCGCCGAAGAGCGTCGTGCCGCTGTGGGCAAAGTCGCAACGGCGCCGACCGACGACTGA
- the rip1 gene encoding zinc metalloprotease Rip1 has product MSGGVIMLVAVVVSIMIHETGHFVAARATGMKVTEFFLGFGPKIWSTTRGETEFGIKAIPLGGYNKIAGMDPLEEMAPEDIGRTYRDKKFWEKSVVVLAGVFLHFLLAFLIFFGILVGYGIENSSRPLTTMAAIQPTLDNGAASPAATAGLQVGDRIVSVDGVQVTGWDQLAALIADRPNQEVSLTVLRDGATVELDTTLASTLNERGETVGYLGVSPEYQRESVGVFRAAGLAGRAVGTTTVETITALGNLVRPSSLARLAGAFVGNTDVPNDIRPVSPIGIVHLGEGLDFQALLALIGLINIVLGVFNGLPFYPLDGGHFAVALYERVTGRKADMRKLMPVAAAVMILVIFLFSVSLLLDIVNPISLG; this is encoded by the coding sequence ATGAGTGGCGGAGTGATCATGCTTGTCGCGGTGGTCGTCTCGATCATGATTCACGAGACCGGCCATTTCGTTGCCGCGCGGGCCACCGGAATGAAGGTCACGGAGTTCTTCCTCGGGTTCGGGCCCAAGATCTGGTCGACGACGCGTGGCGAGACCGAATTCGGGATCAAGGCGATTCCCCTGGGCGGATACAACAAGATCGCGGGCATGGATCCGCTCGAGGAGATGGCGCCCGAAGACATCGGCCGCACCTATCGTGACAAGAAGTTCTGGGAGAAGTCGGTCGTCGTGCTGGCAGGAGTGTTCCTGCACTTCCTCCTCGCCTTCCTGATCTTCTTCGGCATTCTCGTCGGTTACGGCATCGAGAACTCCAGCCGACCACTGACGACGATGGCGGCGATTCAACCGACGCTCGACAACGGCGCTGCCAGCCCTGCTGCCACAGCGGGCCTCCAGGTCGGTGATCGGATCGTGTCGGTGGACGGGGTACAGGTGACCGGCTGGGATCAGCTTGCCGCGCTCATTGCCGATCGTCCGAACCAGGAGGTGTCCCTGACGGTTCTCCGGGACGGCGCAACCGTCGAACTCGATACGACTCTCGCATCGACGCTGAACGAACGAGGCGAGACGGTCGGCTACCTGGGTGTCAGTCCGGAGTACCAGCGTGAGTCCGTCGGAGTGTTCCGTGCCGCCGGCCTCGCCGGACGAGCCGTGGGAACCACGACCGTCGAGACGATCACCGCCTTGGGGAACCTCGTTCGTCCGTCGTCCCTGGCCCGTCTGGCAGGTGCGTTCGTCGGTAACACCGATGTGCCGAACGACATACGTCCCGTGAGTCCCATCGGCATCGTCCACCTTGGAGAGGGGTTGGACTTCCAGGCGCTGCTCGCGTTGATCGGGCTGATCAACATCGTGCTCGGTGTCTTCAACGGGCTGCCGTTCTATCCGTTGGACGGCGGGCACTTTGCGGTGGCGCTGTACGAGCGGGTCACCGGCCGCAAGGCGGACATGCGCAAACTGATGCCCGTAGCGGCCGCCGTGATGATACTCGTGATCTTCCTCTTCTCCGTGTCGCTGCTGCTCGACATCGTCAACCCGATCAGTCTCGGATGA